The region atcacgtgtcagtttctggattttttgaatttatttttattttatttttttgaatttaaaaaaaaaataaaaaaattgtcacgtatCAAGCTGTAGTCGGACCACGTGGTAGTGACAAAATGATGTGATAGTgataatgtcacgtgtcagtattataCCAGGtatcattttctcattctcaatctggtccctatattctaatttttgtctcaatttagttcctatttttgtaaaaatagtgtaatttcgtccctctccaaattaaaaaaaaaattaatttttatataaatgttatacaaatatttttattaaatttgatatttttattcaaattgatatttttattatatatttttaacataactaaatttatttaaatttgtgtttcacaTCCAGCTttgcttaaaattgttttcaaattttaaatttatatgtttttgattattacatgaactagttaaaattatttttaaaatttttataattgttatttttacaccaattcAAACCTTTGTGTACAAATCATTAaactttacatattttaaaaatatacaattatttaaaatataaattcaaataaaaaaacaatagtaaagtacgatgtaataaaatatcaatataatttatcaattttttttctattaacaactttaaaacaatattaaataaacttaattttgttaaaaatattcacttgaaatatcaattttgatagaaatatttgtgtacatttatataaaaaacaactttgatttcaaattggagagggacaaagttgctcattttttacaaaaatagggactaaattgagataaaaattaaaataaagggacaaaattgagaaagtagaaatgacacctgacatataagtgacacgtgtcattgtCATTACCACATCACTCTGTCACATCCATATGGTACAATgacaacttgacacgtgacaattttttttttaaattcaaaaaaatataatcaaaaataaaaaaatcaaaaaataaaaataaaaaagtcaaaaaatccAGGAACACGTGACACACCCTCTTTAAGGTGTTACTGTACCACTAACGgaatggaccaaattgagataaaaaaaaatagaggaaccaaattaagattttgctacgaaaataggaaccaaaggcatgattaaactttttttttgtgaagGCTTAATTACATatagtagtaaaattaatatattacattaCGGTTTAGTTAATTTGGTTTCATTCcaattattttagatattaatcaaatcataaattaaattatctaatcaaattttggatgtgctgaaaataataacaattgcAATCCTTATTTATTCTTGTAATCGGATGAGATaatttaagagagtaattcatttatttgcataatttgaaatttttttcaagaaaaattatatgtttgaatgatgaaattggaaggaattgaaattgaagaattttaagaatgtatttcaaataaataaaatagtagaatttgaaatttactccaaaaaaaaagaaaattgaaatttctcAAAGTTGTGAAATTGTTCATTCGTTAGGACAAAAGATGTCCACATGTCCAAAAAGTCGAGTCGGGTTGGGTATAAGGTTGAGTCGAGTCAGATTAGGTCAAAGGTCGAGTTGGGCGAGTCAGGGCTAAAGGTTGAGTCAGGCGGGCCTATGCCGAACTAGCCTGGACCAGAGGTCAAGCCTGATTGGCCCGATTTGAAGGTCAAGCTGGGTCGAAGGTCAAGCTCGGTCAAAGGTCAAGCTTAGTCGAAGGTCGAGTCGATTTGGCCTTGACCAATGGTTGAGCCGAGTTAGCATAAGCCTCAAGTTGAGCCAAGCCAAGCCCGCCTAGGTTAAAGGTCGGGTGAGCCAGTTTGGACCAAAGGTCGAGCCGGGTCAAAGATAAAGTTGGTTCAAGTTGGGCCAAAGGCTGAGCCGGGTTGGCCCGGGCTAAAGGTCGAGCCAAGTCAGGTCGGGTTGAAGGTCGAGTCGAGTTGTCCCGGGACGAAGGTCAAACCGAGTCGACCCAAGCCGAATGTCAAGCCGAGTAAGCCCAAGCCCTAAGTCAAGTTGGGCTAACCCGAGTCAAAGGTCAAGTTTGACCGACTCGGGTCGAATGTCAAGTGGGGCCGGCCCAAGCAGAATTTTGAGTCAGAATAGCCCAGACCAAGGTTGAGTTTGGTTGGCCTAGGACAAAGATCAAGTCGAGCCAACCCGAGAAGAAGGTCAAGATGAGTCGGCCTGAACCGAAGGTTAAGATGATTCATCCCAGACCAAAGGTCGAGTCAAGTTGGCCCAGTCCCCAAGTTGAGTCAAGTTGATCCTAGCTGAAGGTCAAGACGAGCTTACTCTAAGCTGAAGGTCGAGACGAGATTTCTCTAAGTCGAGTCGATCGGTTAAGTTGGGTCATTTTGGTCGAAGGTCGAGCTTAGTCAGCCAAACAACAAGTCAATTTGAGTTAGCCCGGGGCACAGTTTGAGCCTAGTCGGCCAGATAGAAGGTCAAGTCAAGTCAGTTAGGTCAAAGGTCGAGACTAGTTGGCCTTGGCTGAAGGTCGAGCCTAGTCGATTTGAGCCAAAGGTCAAGTTGATTCAACCTAAACGTAAGGTCGAGTTGAGTATGCCTGAGCCCCAAGTTGAGTTGAGTCATGTTAGACCTCGGGTCAAGCCGAGTCGGTCCCAGGTGAAGGTTGGAATGAGTCATCTTAGATCTAAGGACAACCTTGTTAATCTGGGAAAGTCGAGAACAAGATGGCCTGGCCGAAGGTCGAGACTATGACTTGGAACCAAATCGGCCCTGGTTGAAGGTTGAACCAAACTTAAAACTCCTGTAGTGCATCTttctttgtttcatttttttcatttgccTCCATTGTTCACTTATGTTGCATCTCAATCCTAACATTagataaacaaacataaaaactCTCATGTTGGtgtgtcttcttcttcatatCAACCCTAGTATTTTTGTCTCTATTGTTTGTCTTTGTTACTTGTCTTTGTCATTCACCTTCATCAAGTGGATTCAGCCTGGACCGAAGTTCAAACCGAGTTGGCTCAGCCAGAAGGTCCAAACAAGACTGCTTTAAGCTGAGCCGGCCCTAGCTGGAGGTCAAGCCATGTCAATATGAGTCCAAGGTTGAGTCGAGTTGGCGTCAACATAAGGTTTAAACTAATCTACCCTAGTTGAAGGTTGAGTCGATTCAACTCGGACCGAATTGGCTAAGGTTGAATTGATTCAATTGTGTCGAGATCGAATCTATTTGAATCAGCCTAAGTCGAACATTGGAGGTCAAATCGGCTCAAGTCGACTTGAACCAAAAGTCAAGACGAGTCGTACTAAATTGAAGGTCGAACTAAGTTAAGTTAGATTCAAAAGTAAAGTTAAGTTTgctgtaaataaaaattaaattgttttatccaaacaagaaaattaaaatttaagatatttcaattacttcatccaaactaattacatataaaatgaagaaaatttaattacaaataattcaattattaaatatttcaatttcttaaaattgttGGAATCCCTTGCTCAATATCAACATTGTTCCAATTTGAGGAAAAGTATCCAAATGTGAGAAAAGTGAATGCACAACAAGTCTTGAAAGTAAAAGCACATTTTCATACAGACAAGAAAACTTATATTCATACAATCAATTTTTGTTAGTGGAACATCTATGGAGGAAAAACAATTCTTACCATTTATTGTTTCAAACCCAAAATTTGACACAGAATATGTTATATTGATAAAACTTGCAGAAGAATTAGGCGCAATATcaaaaatagtaaaatgaaAACAGAGATTCTGTTTCCCAAATTTACACGAAATCTTCttataatcatatatattattgatacaAATCTTTAATATTAACAACGAAAGAGacagaaaattataaaaatgtgagCAACATATGATTGAGAAAAACAGAATATTATTGCAGAAAGCATTGTACGATATATCTATATACTGTAAAACTGTTATTCTTTGTCCTCATCGAAAGACTTCAATTTCCTGGTCCAAATGGTGGCTTCAAGTTATAAGTGTAATTCACCAATAATCAGAGCAAGAACAAGAGCCTTGCTTGAAACTATGAAAACGATAACGATCTCGAACAACAATTTCACGTTTATAGACATCAGAAGAAATCTTAATAGCAGAATGACAATCCTGGCATATCCTAAGGTTCTTGAAAATACAGAGGGGAGAACCGAGTGGTGTGGTCATTAGGCCAAAACAAAGTGCAAGTTTCTCACTGTGAGTGAACAACACTTGTTCTACCTCCTCCAATGCTTCCATACAATCATCCCCATTGGAACAACCAAACAGCACTTGACAATTTGTGTTGGGAACATAGCCAGCCAACCTCAGTTTGCAAATCATGTCATCAAGCTTCATGTATATATCTGCAGTTCTTGGGTGAGATTTATCCCCAGCAATGAACCGATGAAGTTGGCCATCAACATATATCGAACTCATTCCTGGCACCTTTTTGATACCCCTATTCTTAAGAACCTTTCTGAGGGAATTTGCCTTGTCTACTTTCCCACTCAATGCAAACATGTTTGAAAGCAGGATATGATATTCTGTGTTGAGGGGATCCATCTCAACCAAATCCCTCATAATCTTCTCCCCCAGGTTCAACTTACCATGTGCATAACAAGCACCCAAAAGGGACCCCAAAACAACTTCATTTGGAGGAATTGGCATCTTCCTCACCAAAACATCAGCTTCTTCCAATCGTCCAGCTCGACCAAGAAGATCCACCATGCAAGCATAATGCTCTACTTCCCGTCGTACCCGATAAACAGACTCCATATCATGAAAACACTGCCTACCCTGTTGAACAAGACCCGAATGGCTGCAAGCACTTAACAAGGCCATGAAAGTAACAGCATCAGGCTTCACCTCTTCCACCATGGACTCGAACATCTCCACTACAACTTTCCCCATCCCATGCATGGCCAACCCACCAAGTATGGCATTCCATGCCACCACATTCCTCCGTGGCATGTGCCTAAACACCATCAACGCAGCTCTTACCCTCCCACATTTGGCATACATGTCAACCAAACTTGTCCCCACCATAACACCCAAATCCCACCCCATAGCCTTAACAGCATAACAATGAACCCACCTTCCCACACTCACATCACCAGACTGAGAACAAGCAgataaaacagaacacaaagTAACCCAATTCAACCCAAATCCACAACAATAAACCATCTCCTTTTCGTTTTGGTTTTCTACAAGTGTCTTTCTTCGAAACCAATCATGTCCAACATATTGTGGAATACTAAAAGTAGACATCTTTTCCCGCAGGAATTCAATTTTTGATTCGCTACATTGTAGGAGGCTAGCTCTTTCCACATCACAGAATGCCTCTTGGTTATCAAAACCCCGGTCTTTCTCTTCTTGAAGCCATTGCCTGGCACTTGATGTGGTTACCACTCTCAAAGGAGATTTAAACCTCGGTTCACCACGTTGTGACAGACTAGCTCCTTCTGCAAGACCCAACCTATGTTGATTACCAAAAACCATTTCTCCGAGAAGCATAAAAGCCTCCTTTGTAAACCCATTTCCAACATACCCCTTTATCATAACAGTCCAAGCAACCTCATTTCTCTCcggcatttcatcaaacaccacTCTCCCACTCTCCACGCCCTCCCATTTCACTGTACCTTCCAACACCACAGTCCAAGAAACAACACTGGGTTCCTCAATCTCCCTAAACACCCTTCTAGCCTCACCCAAAAGCCCACACTTAACATAACCATCCATCACAGCATTGCACACTTTGATGTGCCTCAAAAGCCCGAACTTCACCACACCCACGTGCATTTGAGCCACGAGGTTGTCCTCCTCGAGCCTGGCACACGCGCCAAGAGCACAGATTAGCGTGACCCCATCGACGGGGAGGGAGCGTTGGCGCATTTTGAGGAAGAAACGGAGGGAATCGAGGGGGTGGGAGCAGCGGATGAGGACGGTGTAGTCCACAGAGTCCTTGTGACTGTGGGGAATTTGATCGAACAGTTTCTGCGCGTGTAGGGGGAGAGAGCAAGCAGCGTAGAGGTGGAGGAGGGCGTTAAGGAGGAAGTTGGAGGGAGAGGAGAGGAGGCCGGAAACGGTGGCGGCGGCGTGGAGCTGCTCGCCGGGACGGAGGGCAGAGGCGCGGGCGCATCTCCGGAGAAGAGAACGGAAGAAGAGAGGACAGTGATGTTGTCTGATGTGTGAATGTGACCATCTCATACCATATGGCGATGACTGGAGTTAAGGCAAAGGAAATTATATGCATGCATGCTCACTCTCTCGtcaatttctttcaaaatatttacattttacaACAAATTTAAGGAATTTCAGCCAACAAAATTTGGTGCAATAATAATGTATGGTAAAAAGAGTTTAATTGCATTCAATTCCATTACAATAGTTTGGATTAGGTgaaatgtgtgtgtgtatatatatatatatatatatatatatatatatatatatatatatatatatatatatatatatatgtgtgtgtgtgtgtgtgtgtgtgtatattaccttttaactaaattttaatctaatataTTGATTAAGTTAATGAATTGTAAAAGGTAAACATTGTTTTATAGTTTACAGAATATTTCTTTTTCCCTTTACCATAATGTTTAGTTTTTTAAGATAATAGATGGGAAGACgtttaattatatcttaaattaaaaagaaaatctgatTAGAAAAGAAAGTAAGAAATTCATTTTGATTAATCAAATTAAGGGAGAATATATGCTTTACGGAATTAATACGCATGATGATTATTTAACATGGTTTCCGTTCACATTTCACATCATCCTTCTCATTAAACTTCTGTAATAGTTCTGAAGATTTTATTATACAGGATGGCAAGCAGGTGATTTACATGCAAAATTGTAGCTGCATACTTTACTCCAACGGATTAGAACCAATATTAGTCTATATTTGAAGACCATAACCACACAAAATTTGGTTTCATGATTAAAATCATGTAACAACTGAacacaaaaaaaagtaaaaatcaatACTCCATACATGCCAAACCCATCATTAGATACATACATTGAAAGAAGCTAACAGTATGAAGCTGAATGGCAACACTGCACAATGCATCATCTTTGACCAAAAAACACTCACAAATCACAAACGAGGAGGGGGCACAATGGGAAATAATAGTAATCATTGTATTTTGGCGACCTTTATGACCATTACAAGGAAAGGTAATTGATTGGCTATTTAGAAAGTTTGAAGTACAGGATCACGATGATCGCAATAACCAGAACCAAAACAATGCCACCAATAATCCATTTGTTCTTGTTCATCCTTCTTGACATGTTGGTCAAAATTTTCTTGCTCTTGCCTATGTTATCATCCACTCCATGGAGCTGCATGAGGGAATACAACCATCAGTAGATCAAAAGATATGTACTTTTTATGGTGTTAACACTACTGTTACTACGCATTTGACTCAAGGAAAAGAACATTTCATATTAGACttgaaattacttttaattgaaaagtaaaatttcaTGTCACTAATAGTAAAACATATCATCCATTGAACAAGAATGAAAGGAGATTACCGTGTTATGCGCATGCAATAGAGATTGGCGCTGTGAATGCAAATCTTGAAGAATCGAGACACCAAGCTCTTCTGTTTCCAACATTGTTCTCCTACTATCCTTAACTCTATCACTGGTCTTATTCAACCTCTCAGTTGACACCATTAATCTTGTTCTCTGGTCAGCAGATGCCTAATGTATTTGCATTATGTCAGTTTAGGGTTGGTTCAGAAATGAAGACGGAATTCAAATCTGGAAATCAGAAAATAGAACTGCGATTTGGCCCTGGATGTAGCCCAGCAAATTTATAATCTAACATATATTAATCTTGGAGGTCCCACAAACCAGTTGAccacaaatttattaatatcaaaGCATCTAAtagaataaaagttaattaaattataaatctatTTATCCATTCAGATCATATTAAACCTCTAATGCGTAACCTAATCTAGTACTAAATTAGATAAATATGAatgttatcaataattttaattggtttaaattagttaaatataatttctaaaagatCTAATATTAAGGTTGTATTTGATATACAATAACTATCTGCCAGCAAAATTATAACCTAATCTTTACAATTTATCTACCATTAAAGGTATAGTATCCTTCATGCAGTGTGAAAAGATACTGCTTAAACTTCATTCGCTTTGTTTGACCATTAATAAGAGGGATGTATTTCATAAATGATGTGTTATTATCAAGTACATACATAGAAATCAACCTAGTCATGTAtggaataataatataaacaatgtgttgaagaataataaataaggGTCAAATACTACTTTGGTCCACATAATTTGGTCTTAATTGCATCGCTATCTCTAGTATTCAAATAGCTTCAAAGATGTCCGTTAATTGATAATTGGTGTAACAGATCCAATGTAATCTAAACTCAACTTTTATTTGAATTgcctagaaaaaaaaatgactagtGAGGGATGTACATGGCTTGCTTGAAAGGGAAAAGAAATATCAACAACAATAAGGCGTTGCTTAACCCATTGATTTGACTAGAGAAGTATATATAAACAGAGGGAAAAGATAATGAAATTGCATCCTTGTTATAGcttcataacaaaattaatcATCTTCAAGTATCAAAAGAGGatgctaaaataaattaatcatacCGTCATAGCATCTGCCATGCCTGATTCCAACAATTCATCCCGAGCTGAAGGGTTTAAGTTACCAGATAGAATTTTCTTCACTTCAGTTTTAAGATTGTTTAGATCCGATTTATACTCCCGCAACTTAGCAAGAAGCACACCCTTGACGTTTGGCTGCAAACTTCTTGCCTCGAGGTCCATTTTTCGAATCTACATATTCATTACATAAACCATATCAGAATTAGAGTATAGGGAAAATAAAGACAACTTTCTAATgcagaagaaaaagaagtacCAAAGCTTCAGCTTCATCAATCCCAGTCTTTATTTCAGaaactttttgtttcttttgctCTGAAAATAAACAGAAAATCGTAAAAATTATAGTGAAATGTGCATTGCTCCAAAATAATCATAAGATTCAACACTTCCTCCATCCACATAAAAACTTTCAATAGTTTGACATTCCTATAGTTCATTCATTACTCAAGAATTAAGATAATCTTCTATAAATACGTTAAGATCCataagaatttatatttatagagtaAAAATCTGATGGCATACCAAATGTGTACAAGAATTCACTTTATCCTATGATGCATACTTTAGAATGCCTCCCCGCACCCATTCAACTGACAAAAAGTGCAAAAAAAAGATGCAGCAACAAACACAGGAGGGTGGAAAACAAGTTCTGAAAGAGTACAGTACAACGAAACAGAGATGATAGGTCACTTTACATAGTCATTGTTAACCTTTATAACCAAATGTCCAAAATCAACAGAATGCAGTATCTGCTCCAAAACACAGCTTACAACATCAAGAAATGCAGAAATTACAGATTGCAATTATGAAACGCTAGCAAGATCTTCAACCTTGTCTCTCCAAAATTTACACATTTTGTATATGAGACATTTCTAAAATGACATATAGAATATAGAATAGAAGACACAAATAAAAGAGTGCCCCTAGTCTAGTCATGACCAAAGAAAAACAATACTAGCTGGCTGTGACATCTTGGAAACTGTTGAGAGGAGAAATTTTCTGGAGAGAATTTCAACCACCAGGGAGAGCTACACAACGGGTCCAAAGGAGCTATACACATCAATAAGTGAAAGGATCCTAATTCACGATATGTGTCATTGTCCAAATTCAAGCAATGTAACTGAATTCAGTAATGAAAGAGTttcaatcatatatttttagaaaaactaaGATCTTGTAAACTTTTAGATCACATCGTAGAATACTTTTAGATCATATTCTAAAATAGAAAGAAGtacctataaaaaaaataagcaaaTGAACTTGACTAATTAACTGTACAcacaacaataacttaaatgATCCTAATTCATCCTAAACGTCATTATATAAATTCAATATCTAAATTCAAGCAAAGCAATATAACTGAATTCTACACTAAAGAAATAAAGGAGTTTGAATCATATCTTAACAATATGCAAGAATGAGAACACAAACTTTTGGACTATATCCTACAAAAGAAAGACATACAAGTACACAAAAATACCTAAATTTATACCTTATAAAATCAagtacaaaataaatcaacaacacaacacaacagccggaaattttaaaaaaaaaagaagaatcaaGTTAGAATTTTCCAGTACCTCCATTAAGAGCACCAGCAGCAGTGCACTTTTTCGTTAGATTCGCCGAGAGCTCGCAGTATTGGCGTTCGTATCCCTCGAACACGTTGCTCATCGTCCACGACCTTCTTCACTCGCTGCTTCAATTCATGATCAAGAAAACGAAAAGTTATGAAACTAAGAGAACGTGGAAACGAAATTAGAGAAACGAAATTGGAACCCAGGGATGAAGAATCCGGCACCGAAACCCTATTCGAACGCATAAACGTAAGTCGACGATGATCGACGAAGC is a window of Vigna unguiculata cultivar IT97K-499-35 chromosome 4, ASM411807v1, whole genome shotgun sequence DNA encoding:
- the LOC114181322 gene encoding pentatricopeptide repeat-containing protein At5g15340, mitochondrial-like, whose amino-acid sequence is MRWSHSHIRQHHCPLFFRSLLRRCARASALRPGEQLHAAATVSGLLSSPSNFLLNALLHLYAACSLPLHAQKLFDQIPHSHKDSVDYTVLIRCSHPLDSLRFFLKMRQRSLPVDGVTLICALGACARLEEDNLVAQMHVGVVKFGLLRHIKVCNAVMDGYVKCGLLGEARRVFREIEEPSVVSWTVVLEGTVKWEGVESGRVVFDEMPERNEVAWTVMIKGYVGNGFTKEAFMLLGEMVFGNQHRLGLAEGASLSQRGEPRFKSPLRVVTTSSARQWLQEEKDRGFDNQEAFCDVERASLLQCSESKIEFLREKMSTFSIPQYVGHDWFRRKTLVENQNEKEMVYCCGFGLNWVTLCSVLSACSQSGDVSVGRWVHCYAVKAMGWDLGVMVGTSLVDMYAKCGRVRAALMVFRHMPRRNVVAWNAILGGLAMHGMGKVVVEMFESMVEEVKPDAVTFMALLSACSHSGLVQQGRQCFHDMESVYRVRREVEHYACMVDLLGRAGRLEEADVLVRKMPIPPNEVVLGSLLGACYAHGKLNLGEKIMRDLVEMDPLNTEYHILLSNMFALSGKVDKANSLRKVLKNRGIKKVPGMSSIYVDGQLHRFIAGDKSHPRTADIYMKLDDMICKLRLAGYVPNTNCQVLFGCSNGDDCMEALEEVEQVLFTHSEKLALCFGLMTTPLGSPLCIFKNLRICQDCHSAIKISSDVYKREIVVRDRYRFHSFKQGSCSCSDYW
- the LOC114182513 gene encoding vesicle transport v-SNARE 13: MSNVFEGYERQYCELSANLTKKCTAAGALNGEQKKQKVSEIKTGIDEAEALIRKMDLEARSLQPNVKGVLLAKLREYKSDLNNLKTEVKKILSGNLNPSARDELLESGMADAMTASADQRTRLMVSTERLNKTSDRVKDSRRTMLETEELGVSILQDLHSQRQSLLHAHNTLHGVDDNIGKSKKILTNMSRRMNKNKWIIGGIVLVLVIAIIVILYFKLSK